A window of Acidobacteriota bacterium genomic DNA:
AGCCGGCGGTGCCGCTGACCAGACGATGAGCATTGAGCTGGCACCGCGTTGGGGCACCGTTCCGCAGCCGCTCGAAGCCGTTGCCGTCTTCACGCCGTTGTTCCTGGCGTTCGGGTTGATCCTGCTGATTGGCTGCGCCAACGTCGCCAACCTGCTGCTCGCGCGCGGCGTGGCACGGCAGAAGGAGATCGGGATTCGGCTGTCGCTCGGCGCGTCACGGCGGCGGATCGTCCGCCAGCTGATGACCGAGAGCGTGCTGCTGGCGCTGGCCGCGGCTGCCGGTGGCTACCTGATTTCACGCGTCGTGCTCGAGGGCACGGTCTACTGGGCCCTCCGCACCATGCCGCTCGATCTCGGTGACGTCAACCTCGGCGTGCCCGCCGCCGATTGGCGCGTCGCGCTGTTCCTGGTGGTCGCCGCCGTGGCCGCCACGGCGTTGTTTGCGCTGCTGCCGGCGCTGCAAGCGACACGGATCGAGGCGGTGCGGACGCTGCGCGGCGAGCTGGTGAAGGACGCGCGACCCGGGCGGGCGCGCAATGTCCTGATTGGCGTGCAGGTGTTCGCCTCGGCACTGCTGCTGATCTGCGCCGCGATCTTCCTGCGCAGCGCCATCGCCTCGTCGCAATTCGAGCCGGGATTGCGCACCGCCGACACGATCTTGATTGACCCCTTCAACGAGCCCAAGCGGGCCGCCCTGGTCCAGGCCCTGGCCGGCGAGGCCACGATCACCGCTCACGCCGCGCTCAGGCCGGCGCTCCTGGCTCCGCCACCCCGTGGGTTTGCCGACACCGGCGCGGGTAAGACGCCGCTCGCCTACAAGTTCGTGTCGGGAGCGTACTTCGACGTGCTCGGCATCGCCATCGTGCGCGGGCGCTCGTTCACGGCGGCGGAACGTGACGACTACCCGGTGGCGATTGTCTCGGAGTCGACCGCGCAGGCGCTATGGCCGAATGGCCAGGGCGTCGGCGAGACGTTTCGGCTGGAGCCGGATCTCACGACCCAGTCAGGTGGCGGCGCGCTGCTGACGATCAACCCCGGGCAGGAGGCGGCGGCGCCGCTCACGCCGCGCATGGTCACCGTCATCGGCGTGTCACGCGACGTCGCCGGCTTTCGGTTCACCGATATCAAGGAGCCGGGTGTCTACCTGCCGACCAGCCTCGACGTGGCCAGGACCTCGGTGGTCGCACGCGTGCACGGCGACCCCGACCTGGCCCGGCAAGCACTCATCGAGCATCTCACCAGGATCGATCCGAACCTGGGCATGATCGTGACCATGCGGACGGTGGCGAGGCTCGAAACGTTCTTCCTGCAAATGGCGTTCTGGGTGTCGGTGATTCTTGGCGGCCTCGCGCTGTTGCTGACGGTCTCGGGGCTGTTCAGCGTGCTGTCGTACCTCGTCGCACAGCGCACCAGGGAAATCGGCGTGCGCATGGCACTCGGGGCGTCGTCACTGAACGTGACGCGGTTGATCCTCGCGCAGACCACCCGGCCGGTTATTTACGGGCTGCTCGCCGGCGCCGGACTTGCGGCCACGCTGGCCACGGTGCTGTTGGCCACGCCGCTCGGCGCGCTCATGTCCGAGATCGTGCACGTGACTGATCCCGTCGCGTACGGGGCTGGCGTGATCTTGATCATTGCGGCCTGCCTGGCCGCGGCCTGGATCCCTGCCGCGCGCGCGGCGCGCGTCGATCCGATGCAGACGCTTCGCCAGGAGTAGACAGGAACACGCAGGCCGCCGATCCTCAGCCTGCTGGTGCGCGGCGCCACCCGCGAGCGCGAATTGTCGATTCGGGCGGCGCTCGGCGCCGGCCGGCGCAACTTGATCGGTTATCTCTTCTTCGAGGCCGTGTTGCTGGCCGCGGCCGCCGGCGCGATCAGCGCCTTGGTGCTGTTCGGCATTCCGGCCGTCATTGGCTGGCGCCTGGGCGTGCCCGTTCCTCCAGAGATCGATCCCGACCTGACCGGCATCGCGATCTCGTCCGGGCTATGCCTGCTGGTCAGCGTGCTGTTCGGGCTGTTGCCGGCGCTGCGCTTCAGCCGTCCCAGCCTGATTCACGCACCGAAGCAGGACGCCGGCGGGGGCGGACGCCAGAACATTCGCGTGCATCGCGTGGCCGCGCTGGTTCAGATTGGCATAGCGGTGCCGTTCCTGGTCGTCAGTGGTGTGATGCTCGACCGGGTGAGGACTGCCGAGCTGGGCTTTCAAACCCATGGCCTGGCGGCCGCGCGCCTGCCGGCGTCAGCGGGACCGGAGCGCGAGGCCGGATTCGCGATCCGGAAAGTCCGCGACGATCTCAAGCACACCGCCGGTGTGCTCTCAGTGGCGATCGCGGAAGGCATGCCGGTCGATTTCGACTACCGGATGTTCCGGGTCGCCAACACGGCGCAAACCGACTTCGTCTCGGCGCAGGTCACGCGCGTGGGCGAGAGCTTTCTGGAGACGATTGTTGCCGGGGGGCTGGTGCTGATTCTCGCCGCGCTCGGCATCGTCGGCGTCGTGGGGTTCATGGTGGCCACGCGCACGCGCGAGCTGGCGGTTCGAATGGCGCTCGGGGCCACGCGATTGCGCGTGCTGAGGATGATGCTGTCGGACGTGGTGAAGCTGGTGATCCCCGGCGTGGCCGGCGGCCTGTTGCTGGGCGCGGTGCTGATTCGCACCGTGGAGAACGTGATGGGCACACCGCTGACCGTCGGTCCGACACCGCTCGGCGTGATGGAGCCCATCATCGATATGGGCGCGGCCGCGATTGCGATTGCGGTGGCCCTGCTGGCCGGGCTGCCGGCCGCTCGCCGCGCCACGACCGTCCAACCGATGGTCGCGATGCGATCCGAATGAGCGGCCGGCACCGGCCCTGGTTCAGAGCCGGCCCGTAAGCGCCAGGATCACGATAATGATGAGGATCAATCCTCCCAGTCCGCCACCGACGCGCGGCCCGCCGGCATAGAAGCCGCCGCCGCCGAACACCACGAGGAGAATAATCAGTATCAACAGCAAGCTCATGGCTCCCTCAATTCCTGTGTTGGCGGCTCGACTGATTTGCCGAAACGCCTGCCCACCACAGTCTCGTAGGGACTCGCTGCAATAAGCTCGCCGCACTTCCAGGCCCGCGGCGAGGGCCGGAACACCCGCCCGCGCGGCTCATCTGTTTCCACCCCATGGGTTATCTGGTTCCACTTTCCGGAATCCAGGCCATCACCGCACAGCTGTCTCGTTGTTCAGCTACAAAGTTACGCGTCTATCCGAACGAAAGGCGGATTCTACTGGGACCGTAGCGCCGTCGCCGGAGCAATCCGCGAGGCGCGCCAGGCCGGCCCGACAATCGCGAGTCCCGTCGTGAGGCCCAGTACGATCGTCACCGCCGCGAACGTCAACAGATCGAGCGGCTGTACGCCAAACAGCACGCTCGTCAGCAGCCGTCCGAGCATCGCCGCCAGCAGCAGGCCAATCGCCGCGCCGATCGCAATCACCCGGGTCGCACTGCCCACCACCAGACGCAGCACGTCCCCGGTTGATGCGCCGAGCGCGCGTCGCACGCCGAAGTCGCGCACCCGCAGCTGCACCGAGTACGCCAGGATGCCGAACACCCCGACCATGGCGAGGACCACGGCCAAAGCCGCGAACGCGGAGACCATGATCGCGCGGAAGCGGTGGCGGCCGGTGGCCGCCCAGGCGACGTCCTCGAGGGTGACCACGCCGGCCACGCTGACCAGTTGCTCCCGGTCGATTCGCGAGATGGCCGACCGTACCGCCGGCGTCAGGTCCTCGGCGCCGCTGGTCTTCGACCGCACCATCAGGATCATGTCGTCCGAGGGGTCCTGGACCATCGGCACATACATCTGGACGAAATCAGCCACTTCGTCGGGCCGCTGCTTGACCTGCCTGGCAACGCCGACGATCTCGACGACCTGCGGCATCTCGCGTTGCTCGGGTTTCACGGCGACCCGCATCCCAATGGGCGACCGGCCGCCCAGGCTGCGGGCGAACGCTTCGTTGACGATCGCGACGCGGGGGGCGGTGGCCGCGTCGCGGCTGTCAAACGCGCGGCCCGCGACAATCGGCAGGTCCAGCGTCGAGAAATAGGTGGGGCTGATCAGCTGAACGTTCGTGGTGGGCCGGTTCGCTTCGTCGAGCGGGGCGTCGCCGACCACCTCGTAGATCCACGGATACTCACCGAAGAGCGAGTCGCCAAGCGGCAGGCCGCTCGTCCAAGCCACATCCTGCACACCCGGAACCGTCCGGACTTCCGCTTCAACCTGGTCGTAAAACTGCTGCAGCCGCTCGGGTGTCGGATAGCTCGAGCCCAGCGGATCGACCACCATCGTCAAAACACTTTCAGCGCGATAGCCACGGTCGAACGACTCGACGGCCATCAGCGTGCGCAGCAGCAGGCCGGCGCCAAACAGCAACAGCACCGCCGTGGCCACCTCGCCGGTCACCAGCAGGGTGCGCAGCCGCCCACCGCCCCCGATGGTCGTGCGGCTATCGGCGCCCATGGCTTCCGACGCCGAGATGCTGGTCGCCTGCCACGCTGGGGCAATGCCGAAGATCACGCCAATCAGCAGCGCGGCCGCGATGCAGAACGCGACCACGCGCGCGTCGAACGCCAGCGTGACCGTGGCCGGCAGCAGCCCCTCGGGAATCAGCGTTGGGGCCACCTGTAGAATCGCCGCGCCCACGCCAAGGCCCAGGCCGCCGCCAATCAGCGACAGCACCACGCTCTCGGTCAACAGTTGCCGGATGATGCGACGGCGTCCCGCGCCGAGCGCCGAGCGGACGGCGAGCTCGCGCGACCGCGCCGTGGCCCGCGCCAGCAACAGATTCGCGACATTCGCACAGCAGATCAACAACACGAAGCCGACCACGCCGAGGAACAACAGCGAGGTGGTCCTCAGGTCGCCGCCGATCATCGTGGCGTGCATGGCTTCGAGCCGAACGCCGCGGCCGGCGTTGGTCTGCGGGAACTCGCCCGCCAGCCCGCTGGCCACCGCCGCCAGGTCCGACTGGGCGGCCTCAATGCCGACGCCCGGCTTCATGCGCCCGACCGCCTGCAAGGCGTACGAGGCGCGCGCCCGCGGCGGCAGGTTCATGATCGGCCGCATGGCCCACACGCTGGTGCGGCCGAGGATCTCGAACTCCCTGGGCATGATGCCGACGACGGTCCACAGGCCGCCATCGAGCGTGATCTCGGTGCCGACGAGGGCGGGATCGCGGTTGAAGCGCGTCTCCCAGAACCCCTCGCTGAGCATCACCACTCTGGCGCGTTTCTGATCCTCTTCAGGCAGGAAGGCGCGCCCGACAATCGGCTGCACGCCCAGCACGTCGAAGATGCCGGCCGAGACCCACTGACGCGACACCGTCTCGGCGTTGCCATCGCGTCCCGCCATCACCATGCTGGCCACCTCGGGAGTGAAGCCGGCAATCGCCTCGAAACTCCGGCCGCGTGAGTGAAAGTCGGTCATGTTCAACGGCGACACGAAACTGCGGTTGTTCGTCGCCGCGGTCTCCCAGACCGTCACGAGCCGATCCGGCTCGGCATACGGCAGCGGGCGCAGCAACGCGGCATCCACCATGGCGAAGATGGCGCTGTTGGCGCCAATGCCCAGGGCCAGCGTGGTGATCGCGACCAGCGCGAAGACCGGCGCGTTCTGCAACTGCCGCACCGCAAAGATCACATCGTCTCGAAGTTCTTCCAACCACAACGCCATACTCAGCTCCCGATCTCGCTTGCGGCCAACGTTGACCATTGTTTGTTTCACGCGGGCCAGGTCGCCCATGCGGCGGATGGCAGTGTCCCGCGCCAAAGCGGGGTCCATGCCGCCGGCGATGAGTTCGCGGGTGCGCATCTCGACATGGAACGCCAGTTCCTGGTCCACTTCCTGGTCGAGTGGCACACGCCACAACCACGAACGAAGCGATCGCCTCACGTGGCCAACACCTTCGCGACACCGGCCGAGAAGCGCCGCCAGTTGGCCACCTCGGCCGCGAGTTGCGCCCGCCCCGGCGCGGTCAGGCGATAGAGCTTCGCCCGCCGGCCCAGTTCGGAAGTGCCCCACTCGGCCGCGACCCAGCCGCGGCGTTCAAGGCGATAAAGGGCGGGATAGAGCGACCCCTCCTCCACCAGCACGGCCTCGCCGGTCGTGTCTTCGATGAAGCGGGCGACGGCGTAGCCGTGGCGGGGACCATGCGCCAACGTCTTGAGAATCAAGGCGTCTAGCGTTCCGTGCAGCAGGGCGTTGGTCGACTTTGATGACATGCGCGTCCGTTCCCGAATACCAAGACATTCTTGGTATGAGGGATTGGACGGAAAACAGGTGGAGAAGGTTTGCTAGGCGCTCAGTTCGCTCATGACCTGCACCTGGCAATCGTGGCACAGGCCGTGGGTCAGCTGGGGAACGGGGGCATCAAAGAGCCGGAGTTCCGCCACGACCTCTTCAATTTCGGCCCAGCGGTTGCCGATCCGGCCGCGGTTGCACCAGCTGCACACCGTCAGCATGGCGCCGGAGCGAGACACCTGCGGCTCGAGCACTCGCACCGCCGGCCGCGTGGCCAGGTCCAGCAGGCGCGAGCGGAACTCGAGCTCGGCGCCGACCGCGACAATCGTGAGGGACATGCGACGCCGCAACATGGGGCTGTCGCAGCGGTAGGGCAGCTCGATGCGGACGCCGGCCAACGCGCGCTCGCGCAAACGGTCGTAGATCAGCCGCGTTTCGATGCCGGCAATGCCGTCGGCCACGCGACGGCCCAGGACCGCCGGGCCGAGCAGTTCGGGCGTGTCGTTCAGCACGGCGAACGCGTTCCAGCCCTCGTTCACGAAGGTCAGGTTCCCGGCGGCGTCAACGCGGTAAACCACGTCGGAAGGGTTCTTCGTCACGAGAGGCCGGTACTATCGTAACCTCGTTGCCGGATCGATGTCCTCATGAGAGCCAGGCCCCAGATTACCGACCAGATCGAAGAGCATCGCGACGAGCATTGGCGGCGTGGGGGCACGCGCCAGGTCGAGACGGCCGCCGACGCCGAGCGTTTCGTCGAGCGGGCTGGCTTTGCCGCCTGCCTGACGGATTCGCGCAAGCCGGGGCCGTCGCTCTATGTCGCGGTCTGCGGCCGGCGCGACGCGGTGATGCCGCGCAACGTCCAGAAAGATCCCGAGGCGTCGCTGACCTGGGTGATCAAGGACGAGGTGATCAAGCGCGGCAAGGTCTATTACGGCAAGCTCGCGCGCGGCAAGGCCACGTTTCTCGCACCGCGGATGATCCCCTACTTTCATGCCGTCTGGGGCATGCGCAAGTCGGAAGAAGCCGAACGCCTGAGCCCGGCGGCACGGGCTATTCTCAAGGTCTTGCGCCGGGAGTGGGAAATGGCCTCGTCGGACCTGCGCCACGACTCGGGGGTCGGCGACCGTGGCGCGTTCACGAAAGGCATCGACGAACTGCAGGCGGCGATGATCGTGATCCCGAGCGAGGTGCTGTACCTGCCCAGGTTCACCTACATCTGGACGCTGGCGGTCGGACGCTTTCCCGACGGCTTGCGCCAGCGCGTCAGGCGCGACGTGGCGGTCCGCGAGATCGCCCGCTGCTTCCTGGCCGGGGCGGGCACAACGATACCCGGCGAGCTGGCGCGGGTCACGGGGCTCTCGCGAGCCGAGGCCGGCCTCGGCAATCGCGCGCTGGTGGCTGAAGGCTCGGCCACCATGCTCGCACCGGGACACTACCAGTGGGGGCCCTGACGGCATGAGCGCCCGCGTCATCATCATCGGCGCCGGCCCTGGCGGACTGGCGGTGGCGGCCTGCCTGAAGCGCGAGGGCATCAGCGACGTGGTGATCCTGGAAGAAGCTGACCAGGTCGCCTCGTCGTGGCGGCGTCACTACGAGCGGCTGCACCTGCACACGCCGCGTAGCCGCTCAGGTCTGCCGCACTTTCCAATGCCGGTCGATCTTCCGCGCTATCCCGGCCGCGCACAGGTGATCGACTACTTCGAGGCCTACGCGCGGCACTTCTCGCTGACCCCGCGGTTTGGTGAGCGCGTGAAGTCGGCGCGGCGCGTGGGCGAGGCGTGGGAGGTCACCACGGTCCAGGGCGGCTACCAGGCGCCGGTGCTGGTCGTGGCGGCCGGCTACAACCGCGAGCCATCGATTCCGGCGTGGCCCGGCATGACGGATTTCGGCGCCCCCATCAAGCACAGCTCCGCGTATGTGAATGGCGGTCCATACCAGGGCCAGGACGTGCTGGTGGTGGGCTTCGGCAACTCCGGTGGCGAGATCGCCATGGACCTGCATGAGCACGGCGCGCGGCCGGTCGTGGCGGTGCGCGGTGCCGTGAACATCATCCCGCGCGAGATCCTCGGGGTGCCGGTGCTCGCGCTTGGGCTGCTGCAGCGGCTGCTGTCACCAGAGATGGCCGACGCCCTCAACGCCCCGCTGCTGCGCGCGCTGATAGGCGACGTCGAGAAGCTGGGGCTGCGCAAGCTGCCCTACGGCCCGGCCACCCAGATCCGCAAGCACGGCCGCATTCCGCTGATCGACGCCGGCACCGTGGACCTGATCCGGCGCGGCGCCATCACGGTGCGCCCTGGCGTCAGGGCGTTTCAGCGCGGGGCCGTCGTGTTCGATGACGGCAGCCGATCCCGTTTCGATGCGGTGATCCTGGCGACCGGCTACCGCCCTCGCGTCGATCAGTTCCTGGAGGCCGGCGCCGGCGTGATCGACGCCGTCGGCAAGCCGGCGTCGAGTGGCCGCGAGAGCGCCGCGGCCGGCCTCTACTTCTGCGGCTATCACGTCTCGCCCAACGGGATGCTGCGGGAGGTGGCGCTCGAATCGCAGCGCATTGCGCGGGCCATCAAGCTGGCGCGCTGACGCTCAGCCGCCTCAGGGGCGTCATAGTTGCGATCCGGCGGTAACGCGCTAATATTCGGCACATGAAACGAACCACCCTGCTCCTGGTCGGCCTGCTGGTCGTGCTCGGCCCATTCGTTGACGCCCGTCAGGCGGGGCTGATCCCCG
This region includes:
- a CDS encoding ABC transporter permease translates to MNETAFFDNTIGDVQYALRSFRRTPLAAFTIVLTVAIGLGVVAVIFTILNAMLFRVDQVPDVRAFYAVERAQLSDGAGSLFTRPRFEALRAETSVFTDAYAALSDIDLRVDGRVMDVTLVTGNFFQVVGVTPVMGRAIGAQDDGRLGGNPVIVLSDKGWERRFNRDSNVLGQTVLVNGAPFQIIGVMPAGFRGLAVSAPDFWAPLSQLGQFSPDDRGREDSVGVEIIGRLKPGTSMERARAQLAAWDSNQSAGGAADQTMSIELAPRWGTVPQPLEAVAVFTPLFLAFGLILLIGCANVANLLLARGVARQKEIGIRLSLGASRRRIVRQLMTESVLLALAAAAGGYLISRVVLEGTVYWALRTMPLDLGDVNLGVPAADWRVALFLVVAAVAATALFALLPALQATRIEAVRTLRGELVKDARPGRARNVLIGVQVFASALLLICAAIFLRSAIASSQFEPGLRTADTILIDPFNEPKRAALVQALAGEATITAHAALRPALLAPPPRGFADTGAGKTPLAYKFVSGAYFDVLGIAIVRGRSFTAAERDDYPVAIVSESTAQALWPNGQGVGETFRLEPDLTTQSGGGALLTINPGQEAAAPLTPRMVTVIGVSRDVAGFRFTDIKEPGVYLPTSLDVARTSVVARVHGDPDLARQALIEHLTRIDPNLGMIVTMRTVARLETFFLQMAFWVSVILGGLALLLTVSGLFSVLSYLVAQRTREIGVRMALGASSLNVTRLILAQTTRPVIYGLLAGAGLAATLATVLLATPLGALMSEIVHVTDPVAYGAGVILIIAACLAAAWIPAARAARVDPMQTLRQE
- a CDS encoding FtsX-like permease family protein; translated protein: MRGATRERELSIRAALGAGRRNLIGYLFFEAVLLAAAAGAISALVLFGIPAVIGWRLGVPVPPEIDPDLTGIAISSGLCLLVSVLFGLLPALRFSRPSLIHAPKQDAGGGGRQNIRVHRVAALVQIGIAVPFLVVSGVMLDRVRTAELGFQTHGLAAARLPASAGPEREAGFAIRKVRDDLKHTAGVLSVAIAEGMPVDFDYRMFRVANTAQTDFVSAQVTRVGESFLETIVAGGLVLILAALGIVGVVGFMVATRTRELAVRMALGATRLRVLRMMLSDVVKLVIPGVAGGLLLGAVLIRTVENVMGTPLTVGPTPLGVMEPIIDMGAAAIAIAVALLAGLPAARRATTVQPMVAMRSE
- a CDS encoding DUF3309 domain-containing protein; this encodes MSLLLILIILLVVFGGGGFYAGGPRVGGGLGGLILIIIVILALTGRL
- a CDS encoding ABC transporter permease, with protein sequence MRRSLRSWLWRVPLDQEVDQELAFHVEMRTRELIAGGMDPALARDTAIRRMGDLARVKQTMVNVGRKRDRELSMALWLEELRDDVIFAVRQLQNAPVFALVAITTLALGIGANSAIFAMVDAALLRPLPYAEPDRLVTVWETAATNNRSFVSPLNMTDFHSRGRSFEAIAGFTPEVASMVMAGRDGNAETVSRQWVSAGIFDVLGVQPIVGRAFLPEEDQKRARVVMLSEGFWETRFNRDPALVGTEITLDGGLWTVVGIMPREFEILGRTSVWAMRPIMNLPPRARASYALQAVGRMKPGVGIEAAQSDLAAVASGLAGEFPQTNAGRGVRLEAMHATMIGGDLRTTSLLFLGVVGFVLLICCANVANLLLARATARSRELAVRSALGAGRRRIIRQLLTESVVLSLIGGGLGLGVGAAILQVAPTLIPEGLLPATVTLAFDARVVAFCIAAALLIGVIFGIAPAWQATSISASEAMGADSRTTIGGGGRLRTLLVTGEVATAVLLLFGAGLLLRTLMAVESFDRGYRAESVLTMVVDPLGSSYPTPERLQQFYDQVEAEVRTVPGVQDVAWTSGLPLGDSLFGEYPWIYEVVGDAPLDEANRPTTNVQLISPTYFSTLDLPIVAGRAFDSRDAATAPRVAIVNEAFARSLGGRSPIGMRVAVKPEQREMPQVVEIVGVARQVKQRPDEVADFVQMYVPMVQDPSDDMILMVRSKTSGAEDLTPAVRSAISRIDREQLVSVAGVVTLEDVAWAATGRHRFRAIMVSAFAALAVVLAMVGVFGILAYSVQLRVRDFGVRRALGASTGDVLRLVVGSATRVIAIGAAIGLLLAAMLGRLLTSVLFGVQPLDLLTFAAVTIVLGLTTGLAIVGPAWRASRIAPATALRSQ
- a CDS encoding PadR family transcriptional regulator, with protein sequence MSSKSTNALLHGTLDALILKTLAHGPRHGYAVARFIEDTTGEAVLVEEGSLYPALYRLERRGWVAAEWGTSELGRRAKLYRLTAPGRAQLAAEVANWRRFSAGVAKVLAT
- a CDS encoding NAD(P)/FAD-dependent oxidoreductase — protein: MSARVIIIGAGPGGLAVAACLKREGISDVVILEEADQVASSWRRHYERLHLHTPRSRSGLPHFPMPVDLPRYPGRAQVIDYFEAYARHFSLTPRFGERVKSARRVGEAWEVTTVQGGYQAPVLVVAAGYNREPSIPAWPGMTDFGAPIKHSSAYVNGGPYQGQDVLVVGFGNSGGEIAMDLHEHGARPVVAVRGAVNIIPREILGVPVLALGLLQRLLSPEMADALNAPLLRALIGDVEKLGLRKLPYGPATQIRKHGRIPLIDAGTVDLIRRGAITVRPGVRAFQRGAVVFDDGSRSRFDAVILATGYRPRVDQFLEAGAGVIDAVGKPASSGRESAAAGLYFCGYHVSPNGMLREVALESQRIARAIKLAR